The proteins below are encoded in one region of Salmo salar chromosome ssa02, Ssal_v3.1, whole genome shotgun sequence:
- the LOC106605886 gene encoding neuronal acetylcholine receptor subunit alpha-7, with protein MERPVANDSLPLTVRFSYTLLQVMNVDEKNQILTTNAWLQMQWFDHYLQWNQSEYPGVKTLRFTTDQVWIPDILLYNSAHDKFDATFKSYVLVNSSGFCEYLPPGIFSSACNVDVRWFPFDVQHCELKFGSWTFDGWLLDLQMQEADLSGYMSNGEWDLLGVPGDRHEIFYECCTEPYSDVTFVVTLRRRTLFYALNLLVPCVLISSLTLLLFILPARSGEKIGLGITILLSLTVFMLLVAEIMPATSDSIPLIGQYFVSTMVTVGMSVVATVVVLQYHHHDPNSGDMPQWVELVLLQWVPWFLRMKRPGEWGEVTPHHSPSNPQTKTCFSPPTTTTTPVPSTLPQSLTSLQASLSQLSQPLPHPPSNPTLQSYPNHIPNLQPNIHPNPNLPTTPHPQSNGHRPYIGFQSPLEPDPAATWRGGGGRGSDTPILHHPPSSTMFSSPPPQPPTSLDPDPSGSSCVEAGAGAVGAGACHAQAGVFQAGVVKAQLQALLAEVQFLANRFREQDRRVSVAEKWQFAAAVIDRLCLVGFSVFNIICTITILMAAPNFVEAASKDFF; from the exons ATGGAGAGACCTGTTGCCAATGACTCTCTACCACTCACTGTCCGATTCTCCTACACTCTCTTACAAGTCATGAATGTG GATGAGAAAAACCAGATCCTCACCACTAATGCCTGGCTTCAGATG CAATGGTTTGACCACTACCTTCAGTGGAACCAGTCAGAGTACCCAGGAGTGAAAACCCTTCGCTTCACTACTGACCAGGTCTGGATACCTGATATACTACTGTACAACAG TGCCCATGATAAATTTGATGCCACCTTTAAGAGCTATGTACTGGTCAACTCCAGTGGCTTCTGTGAGTACCTACCTCCAG gTATTTTCAGCAGTGCGTGTAATGTGGACGTGCGTTGGTTTCCCTTTGATGTCCAGCACTGTGAGCTGAAGTTTGGCTCGTGGACGTTTGACGGCTGGCTGCTGGACCTCCAGATGCAGGAGGCTGACCTGTCAGGATACATGTCCAATGGAGAGTGGGACCTGCTGG GTGTACCAGGTGATCGTCATGAGATATTTTATGAGTGCTGTACAGAGCCCTACTCTGACGTGACCTTTGTTGTGACCCTACGGCGGAGAACTCTGTTCTACGCTCTCAACCTCCTCGTCCCCTGTGTTCTCATCTCCTCCTTGACACTGCTGTTGTTCATACTGCCAGCCCGATCGGGGGAGAAGATCGGtctgg gcatTACAAttcttctctctctgactgtcttcatGTTGCTGGTGGCTGAGATTATGCCAGCTACCTCAGACTCCATACCACTGATAG GTCAGTATTTTGTGAGCACCATGGTTACCGTAGGGATGTCTGTGGTGGCGACTGTAGTTGTACTTCAGTACCATCACCACGACCCCAACAGTGGAGACATGCCTCAATGG gttGAGTTGGTTCTACTCCAGTGGGTTCCCTGGTTTCTGAGGATGAAACGTCCAGGAGAGTGGGGTGAGGTCACACCCCACCACAGCCCCTCGAACCCCCAGACCAAGACCTGcttctctccccctaccaccaccaccaccccagtcccctccaccctcccccaGAGCCTCACCTCTCTGCAGGCCAGTCTAAGCCAGCTCAGCCAGCCCCTACCACACCCACCGTCCAACCCAACCCTCCAGTCCTATCCCAACCATATCCCAAACCTCCAGCCTAATATCCACCCTAACCCCAATCtccccaccaccccccaccctcaGTCCAATGGACACCGGCCCTACATTGGCTTCCAGAGTCCTCTTGAACCAGACCCTGCTGccacctggagaggaggaggaggaaggggttcTGACACCCCAATCCTCCACCACCCACCCTCCTCCACAATGTTCAGTAGCCCCCCTCCACAACCCCCCACATCTCTGGACCCTGACCCCTCAGGCTCCAGCTGTGTGGAGGCTGGGGCTGGAGCAGTAGGAGCGGGTGCATGCCATGCCCAGGCCGGGGTGTTCCAGGCTGGGGTTGTGAAGGCCCAGCTTCAGGCCCTGCTGGCGGAGGTGCAGTTCCTGGCCAATCGTTTCCGTGAGCAGGACCGCAGGGTGAGCGTGGCGGAGAAGTGGCAGTTTGCAGCGGCGGTCATCGACCGTCTGTGTCTGGTGGGGTTCAGTGTGTTCAACATCATCTGTACCATCACCATCCTCATGGCCGCACCCAACTTTGTGGAGGCCGCCTCCAAGGACTTCTTCTGA
- the LOC106605885 gene encoding CHRNA7-FAM7A fusion protein isoform X3, whose product MQWFDHYLQWNQSEYPGVKTLRFTTDQVWIPDILLYNSAHDKFDATFKSYVLVNSSGFCEYLPPGIFSSACEVDVRWFPFDVQHCELKFGSWTFDGWLLDLQMQEADLSGYMSNGEWELLGVPGDRHEIFYECCTEPYSDVTFVVTLRRRTLFYALNLLVPCVLISSLTLLVFLLPAQSGEKIGLGITILLSQTFFMLLVAEIMPATSDCIPLIGQYFVSTMVTVGMSVVATVVVLQYHHHDPNSGDMPQWVELVLLQWVPWFLRMKCPEEWGELTPHHSPSNPQTKTCSSPHPTTTPAPLTYPQSLTSLQASLSQLSQPLPHPPSNPTLQSYHNYNPNPQPNIHLNPNRYPQPLNLHPNLHPNLPSIPHAQPNGHLPYMGFQSPPEPDPAVTWRGGRGGRGGGGGGGGGEERKGSDTRILHHHPPSSTTLGSPPPQPPTSPDPDPSSSGSSCVEDGAGASGVGTCHAQARVFQAGEAEAQLQALLAEVRFLAEGLREQDRRVSVAEKWQFAAVVIDRLCLVGFSVFNIICTIAILMAAPNFAEAASKDFF is encoded by the exons TGCCCATGATAAATTTGATGCCACCTTTAAGAGCTATGTGCTGGTCAACTCAAGTGGCTTCTGTGAGTACCTACCTCCAG GTATTTTCAGCAGTGCGTGTGAAGTGGACGTGCGTTGGTTTCCCTTTGATGTCCAGCACTGTGAGCTGAAGTTTGGCTCGTGGACGTTTGACGGCTGGCTGCTGGACCTCCAGATGCAGGAGGCTGACCTGTCAGGATACATGTCCAATGGAGAGTGGGAACTGCTGG GTGTACCAGGTGATCGCCATGAGATATTTTATGAGTGCTGTACAGAGCCCTACTCTGACGTGACCTTTGTTGTGACCCTACGGCGGAGAACTCTGTTCTACGCTCTCAACCTCCTCGTCCCCTGTGTTCTCATCTCCTCCTTGACACTGCTGGTGTTCCTACTGCCAgcccaatcgggggagaagatcggtctgg gcatTACAATTCTTCTCTCTCAGACTTTCTTCATGTTGCTGGTGGCTGAGATTATGCCAGCTACCTCAGACTGCATTCCACTGATAG GTCAGTATTTTGTGAGCACCATGGTTACCGTAGGGATGTCTGTGGTGGCGACTGTAGTTGTACTTCAGTACCATCACCACGACCCCAACAGTGGAGACATGCCTCAATGG gttgAGTTGGTTCTACTCCAGTGGGTTCCCTGGTTTCTGAGGATGAAGTGTCCAGAAGAGTGGGGTGAGCTCACACCCCACCACAGCCCCTCCAACCCCCAGACCAAGACCtgctcctctccccaccccaccaccaccccagcccCCTTAACCTACCCCCAGAGCCTCACCTCTCTGCAGGCCAGTCTAAGCCAGCTCAGCCAGCCCCTACCACACCCACCTTCCAATCCTACCCTCCAGTCCTATCACAACTATAATCCAAACCCCCAGCCTAATATCCACCTGAACCCAAATCGATATCCCCAGCCCCTTAACCTACACCCCAACCTACACCCCAAtctcccctccatcccccacGCTCAGCCCAATGGACACCTGCCATACATGGGCTTCCAGAGTCCTCCTGAACCTGACCCTGCTGTCacttggagaggaggaagaggaggaagaggaggaggaggaggaggaggaggaggagaagaaagaaagGGTTCTGACACCCgcatcctccaccaccacccaccctccTCCACAACGTTGGGTAGCCCCCCGCCACAACCCCCCACATCTCCGGACCCTGACCCCTCATCCTCAGGTTCCAGCTGTGTAGAGGATGGGGCTGGGGCAAGTGGAGTGGGTACTTGCCATGCCCAGGCCAGGGTGTTCCAGGCTGGGGAAGCAGAGGCCCAGCTCCAGGCCCTGCTGGCGGAGGTGCGGTTCCTGGCCGAGGGTCTCCGTGAGCAGGACCGCAGGGTGAGCGTGGCGGAGAAGTGGCAGTTTGCAGCAGTGGTCATCGACCGTTTGTGTCTGGTGGGGTTCAGTGTGTTCAACATAATTTGTACCATCGCAATCCTCATGGCTGCACCCAACTTTGCGGAGGCCGCCTCCAAGGACTTCTTTTGA